One region of Acetobacter ghanensis genomic DNA includes:
- a CDS encoding DUF4365 domain-containing protein has protein sequence MEDASEGIIGNLLPELWVMRKLHPDYGVDYTIEVFEKSGTSFPTMGEFLYVQAKSIASTEKKVLPIASRLNVEKYTASNNGEVEMTLDVVKYQLDSDTIDNARLMGPATPLLLFLVDLELKEVFYICLTDYYDKIIEPNGVKLDGQASVVINIPYANRLTKNGSADVMRFFACRPKLYGLISLANYQRREVQFLVQDIETQRDVRRIVLDLYILRRFALRLRAMPLWDRIIVWEAVQCQKAVLDNVIETLDETKLLALAEKILSGLHEEHNDREKFIEAARIISGFSNAWSSLANLGNMFEELMRECFLPSYIGQLSSGDEDHYRVITEI, from the coding sequence ATGGAGGATGCATCCGAGGGCATCATCGGAAATCTCCTTCCGGAACTATGGGTGATGCGTAAGCTACATCCTGATTATGGCGTGGACTATACGATTGAGGTGTTTGAGAAATCTGGCACTAGCTTTCCCACTATGGGTGAGTTTCTATACGTTCAAGCTAAGTCCATAGCCTCAACAGAAAAGAAGGTGCTTCCGATCGCCTCGCGCTTGAATGTGGAAAAGTATACTGCATCGAATAATGGTGAAGTCGAAATGACTTTGGACGTCGTTAAATACCAGCTCGATTCCGACACCATTGATAATGCGAGACTGATGGGACCCGCTACACCATTACTACTCTTCCTTGTCGATCTCGAATTGAAAGAGGTATTTTATATTTGCCTAACAGATTACTACGACAAAATTATCGAGCCGAACGGCGTGAAGCTAGACGGTCAGGCTTCAGTGGTCATTAACATCCCATACGCCAACCGTCTCACCAAGAACGGTAGTGCCGATGTTATGCGTTTCTTTGCGTGTCGACCGAAGCTCTACGGCCTAATCAGCCTCGCAAATTATCAACGGCGCGAGGTACAGTTTCTTGTTCAGGATATCGAGACGCAGCGTGACGTGAGGCGCATCGTTCTGGATCTGTACATCTTGCGCCGGTTTGCATTGCGCCTGAGGGCAATGCCACTATGGGACCGTATAATCGTATGGGAGGCGGTGCAGTGCCAGAAGGCCGTGCTAGACAATGTCATCGAAACGCTAGACGAAACTAAATTGCTAGCGTTGGCAGAGAAAATTCTGTCGGGCCTTCATGAAGAACACAACGACAGAGAAAAGTTTATCGAGGCAGCGCGCATTATCTCTGGCTTCTCAAATGCTTGGTCGAGTTTGGCGAATTTAGGGAACATGTTCGAGGAGTTGATGCGAGAGTGCTTTCTCCCTTCGTATATTGGCCAGCTTTCCAGTGGAGACGAAGACCACTACCGCGTTATTACGGAAATCTGA
- a CDS encoding transposase, whose product MEEEDGTGSFTDETWAIWEPLIEAVRPRGKTPPHDLRRTIAAIFWRHENGAKWRSIPAIPLWVVADKGYASNAFRERIWDMGARPAIPVNRRDGAVACQKRAYRCRHLVENLWARLKEWRAVATRYEKTAASFLAVIHIAAAADGIKP is encoded by the coding sequence ATGGAAGAAGAAGACGGAACAGGCTCTTTTACGGACGAGACATGGGCGATCTGGGAACCTCTGATTGAGGCGGTTCGCCCACGAGGCAAGACGCCGCCCCATGATCTGCGGCGCACGATAGCAGCGATTTTCTGGCGCCATGAGAATGGTGCGAAATGGCGGAGTATCCCCGCCATTCCCCTGTGGGTCGTGGCGGACAAGGGCTACGCGTCGAACGCCTTTCGTGAACGGATATGGGACATGGGAGCCCGGCCGGCCATTCCTGTGAACCGACGCGATGGGGCGGTCGCCTGCCAAAAACGGGCCTATCGGTGCCGGCATCTCGTTGAGAACCTCTGGGCTCGCCTCAAGGAGTGGCGCGCTGTCGCAACCAGATATGAAAAAACAGCAGCGTCGTTCCT